A window of the Synergistota bacterium genome harbors these coding sequences:
- a CDS encoding sodium/solute symporter (Members of the Solute:Sodium Symporter (SSS), TC 2.A.21 as described in tcdb.org, catalyze solute:Na+ symport. Known solutes for members of the family include sugars, amino acids, nucleosides, inositols, vitamins, urea or anions, depending on the system.), with protein MSEIGLLITPSERLAVVVVFAIYLLSLVFIGIYARKRLGKTAIDRFVEEYYTGGRLLGAIIVAFLIAAGICSVGTFVGGPGLSWRLGMPWFTIVGSQIFMNFFILIGLGKLIGIVARRIGALSLGDILFERYDRSKLIAVLYALPIVIFLTPYCSVQFVGSSRIFEVMTGWSYKTALVLTALVTIFYATVGGIRGVGLAAMVQGTFMTVASLLLAVGVFGGALSQQGSFLSVHEALVKIAGDKYVNSLAMGPRIVMSWWIIFSLGVLVLPHGLMGALTYKDTSAMKRAVYLGVIVVTVWTYILLGAGFFGKLWFPKLPVPDHVIPALTMKLLHPAVAGIVFAGVISAAQSTIAAMTILISSAVVQNIYREIIRPDAKPEQLKKMSMYTTLVVGIVALLLALTEPPALEYIIIMAIGGIMSAIFWPVVLGFCWPRGNRFGAMASMIVGLAVYGIARIVYRPLALGFDPVIMGTLTSLLAYLAGTYISGEIPSERVIRIFWGSEPPKE; from the coding sequence ATGTCTGAAATAGGATTGCTGATCACACCGAGCGAGAGATTAGCGGTAGTTGTGGTTTTTGCGATTTATCTTTTAAGCTTGGTTTTTATAGGTATTTATGCGAGGAAGAGATTAGGAAAAACCGCTATCGATAGGTTCGTTGAAGAATACTACACTGGTGGGAGGCTATTAGGTGCCATAATAGTTGCTTTCCTTATAGCGGCAGGCATATGTAGCGTTGGAACTTTTGTTGGAGGTCCGGGTCTTTCCTGGCGTTTAGGGATGCCCTGGTTTACGATAGTTGGCTCTCAGATTTTCATGAATTTCTTTATTTTGATCGGATTAGGAAAGCTGATCGGTATAGTCGCAAGACGCATAGGAGCTCTTTCCTTGGGGGATATTCTATTTGAAAGATATGATAGAAGCAAGCTTATAGCCGTTTTATATGCTTTACCTATAGTTATATTTTTAACACCTTATTGTTCAGTTCAGTTTGTTGGTTCCTCGAGGATTTTTGAGGTTATGACGGGATGGTCCTATAAGACCGCTTTGGTATTAACCGCTTTAGTAACCATATTCTACGCAACTGTGGGTGGAATAAGGGGAGTAGGATTAGCTGCAATGGTTCAGGGTACCTTTATGACAGTGGCCTCACTTTTATTAGCTGTTGGTGTTTTCGGAGGCGCTCTATCTCAACAAGGTAGCTTCTTAAGCGTTCACGAGGCTCTAGTTAAGATAGCCGGGGATAAGTATGTTAACTCTCTTGCCATGGGTCCAAGGATAGTTATGTCCTGGTGGATAATCTTTAGCCTAGGGGTTTTAGTGCTTCCTCACGGTTTGATGGGTGCCCTTACCTACAAGGATACGAGCGCGATGAAAAGGGCTGTTTACCTTGGCGTGATTGTTGTTACAGTTTGGACTTATATACTGCTTGGGGCTGGTTTCTTTGGGAAACTATGGTTTCCAAAGCTTCCCGTTCCAGACCATGTTATACCTGCTTTAACTATGAAGCTTCTTCATCCGGCAGTTGCTGGGATTGTGTTCGCTGGTGTCATTAGTGCGGCTCAGTCTACCATTGCCGCTATGACTATACTCATAAGTAGCGCGGTTGTCCAGAACATATATAGGGAGATCATAAGGCCAGATGCTAAGCCGGAGCAGTTGAAGAAAATGAGTATGTATACCACTTTAGTGGTTGGAATAGTAGCGCTTCTTTTAGCTCTTACAGAGCCCCCAGCCCTTGAATACATAATAATAATGGCAATTGGTGGAATAATGTCTGCCATATTCTGGCCTGTTGTCCTTGGATTTTGCTGGCCAAGGGGAAACAGGTTTGGTGCTATGGCAAGCATGATAGTTGGATTAGCTGTGTATGGCATTGCAAGGATAGTGTATAGACCTTTAGCTTTAGGTTTCGACCCGGTTATAATGGGAACTTTAACTTCGCTTTTAGCTTACTTGGCCGGAACTTATATCAGTGGCGAGATTCCCTCAGAGAGGGTGATAAGGATATTCTGGGGTAGCGAACCACCCAAGGAGTGA
- a CDS encoding DUF997 family protein, with product MDILRKYGIKEDQRLKRARREFLIALLVWLLYTLASLGYAFGVSGSNPNAKVLGFPWWFHFLTISVIFMIVIICVTKYFVKEADLSPWRSEGSES from the coding sequence ATGGATATCTTAAGAAAGTATGGTATTAAGGAGGACCAGAGACTTAAGAGGGCGCGCAGGGAGTTCCTAATAGCTTTGCTGGTTTGGTTGCTTTACACCTTGGCCTCTTTAGGTTATGCCTTTGGAGTAAGCGGCTCTAATCCCAATGCTAAGGTTTTAGGCTTTCCATGGTGGTTTCATTTTTTAACGATATCTGTTATTTTCATGATCGTTATTATCTGTGTCACTAAGTATTTCGTAAAAGAGGCGGATCTTTCTCCTTGGAGGTCTGAGGGGAGTGAGAGTTAA
- a CDS encoding iron-sulfur cluster assembly accessory protein, whose product MLSITDKAMEEFKKILSKYSEKAYGVRIFLLGSSCSCCGPSYHLTLTEKGEEGDKLIEKEGIKIFLDPIAYNLLSDSIIDYKDGFVIEKASPQEA is encoded by the coding sequence ATGTTAAGCATAACCGACAAAGCAATGGAGGAGTTTAAGAAGATCCTCTCAAAGTATAGCGAAAAGGCCTATGGAGTTAGGATATTCCTCTTGGGATCCTCTTGCAGCTGTTGCGGTCCCTCTTACCACCTTACGCTTACAGAAAAAGGGGAAGAGGGAGACAAGCTAATAGAGAAGGAAGGGATTAAGATATTCCTTGATCCCATAGCCTATAATTTACTTTCAGACTCAATCATAGATTACAAAGACGGATTCGTAATAGAAAAAGCATCTCCGCAAGAGGCTTAA